A genomic window from Archaeoglobus profundus DSM 5631 includes:
- the cofG gene encoding 7,8-didemethyl-8-hydroxy-5-deazariboflavin synthase subunit CofG — translation MEIVTFSKNVFIPLTRTCRNSCAYCGFRKNDYKLMKPEDIKSLLLKAKSALEALFTFGEKPDVYAKFRENIKRLGYNTFIEYVRDMNKLAVDMGFLPHTNAGVLSYNELKTLKPFNASMGLMLEQAVELECHAESPGKKPEVRIKTIKNAGKLKIPFTTGILVGIGESEYDRAYSLEVIADIHANYGHIQEVIIQNFSPKPNTPMANWKPPSLEDMLKTVKIAREILPSDVTIQIPPNLVEDVTPFLKAGARDLGGISEVTPDYINPEHPWPSINSLKKVLEKNGFILRERLPIYPKFVKLGWFSDEIAELIKLNSDREGFRKA, via the coding sequence ATGGAAATTGTGACATTCTCAAAAAACGTCTTTATTCCCTTAACGAGAACATGTAGAAACTCGTGTGCTTACTGCGGTTTTAGAAAGAACGATTACAAGCTCATGAAACCAGAGGATATCAAATCTCTTTTATTGAAAGCTAAAAGTGCTCTCGAAGCTCTGTTCACATTCGGTGAGAAACCAGATGTTTATGCGAAATTTAGAGAAAACATCAAAAGATTAGGCTACAACACATTCATCGAATACGTCAGGGATATGAACAAGTTAGCTGTTGATATGGGTTTCTTGCCTCACACTAACGCTGGAGTTTTGAGTTACAACGAATTAAAGACTCTCAAGCCTTTTAATGCAAGTATGGGTTTGATGCTTGAGCAAGCTGTGGAATTGGAGTGTCATGCCGAAAGTCCCGGAAAAAAGCCTGAAGTCAGGATTAAGACAATAAAAAATGCTGGAAAGCTAAAGATACCTTTCACTACCGGAATTCTCGTCGGGATTGGGGAAAGCGAATACGATAGGGCTTACTCGCTTGAAGTAATTGCCGATATCCATGCCAACTACGGACACATTCAGGAGGTGATAATTCAGAACTTCTCACCTAAACCTAACACACCTATGGCAAACTGGAAACCTCCAAGCTTGGAAGATATGCTGAAAACTGTTAAAATTGCTAGAGAGATCTTACCGAGTGATGTAACCATTCAGATACCCCCAAACTTGGTTGAGGATGTTACACCATTCTTGAAAGCTGGTGCGAGGGATTTGGGTGGTATTTCAGAAGTTACACCAGATTACATAAATCCAGAGCATCCTTGGCCATCAATTAACAGTTTGAAGAAAGTTTTAGAGAAAAATGGCTTCATCTTGAGGGAGAGGTTGCCGATATATCCGAAATTCGTAAAGTTGGGGTGGTTTAGTGATGAAATTGCAGAGCTTATTAAGCTCAACTCGGATAGAGAGGGCTTTAGAAAGGCTTAG
- a CDS encoding Lrp/AsnC family transcriptional regulator encodes MVIAVTMVNVQPGKERDFYNAVKNLENVRDVIHVFGEFDFVVIVEAKDLAELNQTVDKIRGLDGVTKTQTVIGAELE; translated from the coding sequence ATGGTAATTGCTGTAACTATGGTAAACGTTCAGCCGGGTAAGGAGAGAGATTTTTACAATGCTGTAAAGAATCTTGAAAATGTGAGGGACGTAATTCACGTTTTCGGAGAGTTCGATTTCGTAGTTATAGTTGAAGCTAAGGATTTGGCTGAATTGAATCAGACAGTCGATAAAATAAGGGGACTTGACGGAGTTACAAAAACTCAAACCGTAATAGGGGCTGAACTGGAATGA
- a CDS encoding DNA topoisomerase VI subunit B — MIERPKEISVAEFFEKNKHILGYSNPAKALVTCVKEAVDNSLDACEEAGILPDILVRINRVDKHYRITVEDNGPGIEKDEIPRIFGKLLYGSRFHTLKQSRGQQGIGISSAVLYAQLTTGKPTRVISKRRGESAWLYEILIDTKRNEPEVVREEKIDWHRPHGIRIELEVEGSYVKGRRQSVYEYLRQTSIINPHTRITFIEPDGEIHEFERVSYELPKIPKAIKPHPHGIELGNLIKMLKDSRARNLKEFLIKEFSRVGDKTAEEILRKSGLQNKHPRAVTREEAIKLLEAFKETQLLPPPTDCLSPIGGDLIIKSLVSEFKPEFVCAVSRKPKVYSGNPFLVEVGLAYGVNTDRTVLLRFANRIPLLYQQGGCALTKAVESVNWKSYGVQQNKNELPNAPMVILIHIASTNIPYTSESKEAIAGIPEIVEEVRLALQEVGRKLKAYIDKKRAIQEKRKKEGALLKIIPIIAKKCAEILERDEIDVSKVLARITGKVHIEKVVDSKIVKITVSNFSRSKRKFKLYDSGKVWDLELKPFEEIVISYECEKPSTAKPLVDGLDPDLISGAEILTF; from the coding sequence ATGATCGAGAGGCCTAAGGAGATTAGTGTTGCGGAGTTCTTTGAGAAAAATAAGCACATACTAGGATACTCAAATCCAGCTAAAGCTTTGGTTACATGCGTTAAAGAAGCTGTGGACAACAGCTTGGATGCATGCGAAGAGGCAGGAATCCTTCCAGATATCCTCGTTCGAATAAACAGGGTTGATAAACACTACAGAATAACAGTCGAGGATAACGGACCCGGTATTGAGAAGGATGAGATCCCAAGAATTTTCGGGAAGCTTCTATACGGTTCACGTTTTCACACTTTAAAGCAGAGCAGGGGTCAGCAAGGAATAGGTATAAGCTCTGCCGTTCTTTACGCTCAGCTAACAACTGGAAAACCAACAAGAGTAATCTCAAAGAGGAGGGGAGAAAGCGCTTGGCTATATGAAATTTTGATCGACACAAAGAGAAACGAGCCTGAAGTAGTTAGAGAGGAAAAGATTGATTGGCACAGACCTCACGGGATAAGGATAGAGCTTGAAGTTGAAGGAAGCTACGTAAAGGGGAGAAGACAGAGCGTTTATGAGTATCTAAGGCAAACTTCGATAATAAATCCTCATACAAGGATAACATTCATAGAGCCCGATGGGGAGATTCACGAGTTTGAAAGAGTGAGTTACGAATTACCAAAAATTCCCAAAGCTATAAAACCACATCCGCATGGAATAGAACTTGGAAATCTCATTAAGATGTTAAAGGATTCCAGAGCTAGGAATTTGAAGGAGTTTCTGATAAAAGAATTTTCAAGGGTTGGGGATAAGACTGCTGAGGAGATTTTGAGGAAATCAGGCCTACAAAATAAGCATCCAAGAGCAGTTACGAGAGAGGAGGCAATAAAGCTGTTGGAGGCTTTCAAGGAAACGCAGTTGTTACCTCCTCCTACTGACTGTCTTTCACCGATTGGCGGAGACTTAATAATCAAGAGCTTGGTTTCGGAGTTCAAGCCTGAGTTTGTGTGTGCAGTATCGAGGAAGCCAAAAGTTTACTCAGGGAACCCATTTTTGGTAGAAGTTGGCTTAGCTTACGGTGTTAATACAGACAGAACTGTACTCCTAAGATTTGCAAACAGAATCCCCTTGCTTTACCAGCAAGGTGGCTGTGCTCTAACAAAGGCTGTGGAGAGCGTAAACTGGAAATCCTACGGTGTTCAGCAGAACAAGAACGAATTACCAAACGCACCGATGGTCATTCTTATTCACATCGCATCTACTAACATACCCTACACCTCAGAATCCAAAGAAGCGATTGCTGGGATACCGGAGATAGTTGAAGAGGTAAGGCTTGCTCTGCAGGAGGTTGGACGAAAGTTAAAAGCCTACATCGATAAAAAGAGAGCAATTCAGGAGAAGAGAAAGAAAGAAGGAGCCTTACTGAAGATCATACCGATCATTGCTAAGAAGTGCGCAGAGATACTTGAGAGAGATGAGATAGATGTAAGCAAGGTTTTAGCAAGAATAACGGGCAAAGTTCACATCGAGAAAGTTGTTGACAGTAAGATTGTTAAGATAACTGTCTCGAACTTCAGCAGATCCAAACGTAAGTTCAAGCTGTATGACTCGGGAAAGGTTTGGGATCTGGAGTTGAAGCCGTTTGAAGAGATTGTTATCAGCTACGAATGCGAAAAACCTTCAACAGCAAAGCCCCTTGTAGATGGATTGGATCCAGATTTGATCAGTGGCGCTGAGATATTGACCTTTTAA
- the leuS gene encoding leucine--tRNA ligase, whose protein sequence is MFREIEEKWQRAWEEAGIFQADPDDRPKFFITIPYPYLNGNLHVGHCRTFTIGDAIARYKRMCGFNVLFPMGFHVTGTPIIGLAELIKKRDPRTIEVYTKYHDVPKDILLTLTTPERIVEYFAKEAEKALKDIGYSIDWRRKFTTTDEPYQKFIEWQFWKLKEKGLIVKGSHPVRFCPNCNNPVEDHDLLMGEEATIVDYTVIKFYMPDDEFGKIIFPCATLRPETVFGVTNIWVKPTTYVLAKVDGELWFISKECAEKLRYQERNIEILREVNAEEFIGKFVVNPVTGKEVPILPAEFVDTDNATGVVMSVPAHAPYDYVAIEDLKRNEEILRKYGIEDVVKSIEPIVLIRIEDEDYDIPAKDVVEKLGIKNQSDPNLEKATKIVYKKEYHKGVLLDVTGKYAGMKVSEVKEVIQRDLIQQGIGDVFYEFSEKPVVCRCGTKCVVKVVRDQWFIRYSDEEWKRKVLDWLEKMTIIPDYYKEEFRNKIEWLKDKACARRRGLGTRIPWDKEWLIESLSDSTIYMAYYILAKFINEGKLKAENITQEFLDYVLLGIGKAEDAAKSSGLDVKTVEDVRKDFKYWYPVDLRSSGKDLVANHLLFFLFHHVAIFPPKHWPRAIAVNGYVSLEGKKMSKSKGPLLTMKRAVAENGADVTRLYILYASEYDSDADWRSKEVEAMKRHLERFFELVKEHYTKEIKEIDHLDRWLISRFQKAVKETRDAMEKLQTRRAVNSAFFEVLNDIRWYLKRGGDNLAIILDDWIKLLAPFIPHICEELWHLKHDSFVSLESYPEYDESKIDEKAEAIENYLKNFIEDVKEVMKFFKGERVYVAFAEDWKVEALKVALDSDSMKSAMAELMKYDKFKKMAKEVSAFLKRVFRDKDTFKEIVGIDERKIIEENKEFIEGELGVKIVLDESAVPEDRRKQAMPGKPAIYVEG, encoded by the coding sequence ATGTTCAGGGAAATTGAAGAGAAGTGGCAGAGAGCTTGGGAAGAAGCTGGTATTTTTCAGGCTGATCCCGATGATAGACCAAAGTTCTTCATAACTATTCCCTATCCGTATCTCAACGGTAACCTGCACGTGGGACACTGCAGAACCTTTACGATAGGCGATGCTATTGCAAGATACAAGAGAATGTGCGGTTTTAATGTACTCTTTCCCATGGGTTTCCATGTAACTGGAACTCCGATAATAGGTCTGGCTGAGCTTATAAAGAAGAGAGACCCAAGAACGATTGAAGTTTACACGAAGTATCACGATGTGCCTAAGGATATTCTCCTAACTCTCACTACTCCTGAAAGAATTGTCGAGTATTTCGCTAAGGAGGCTGAGAAGGCACTCAAGGACATAGGATATTCAATAGACTGGAGGAGAAAGTTCACAACAACAGATGAACCTTATCAGAAGTTCATAGAGTGGCAGTTCTGGAAGCTCAAGGAGAAGGGTTTGATAGTGAAAGGTTCCCATCCTGTAAGATTCTGTCCGAACTGCAACAACCCCGTTGAAGATCACGACCTTTTAATGGGTGAAGAAGCAACAATTGTCGATTACACGGTCATAAAGTTCTACATGCCAGACGATGAATTTGGAAAGATAATATTTCCGTGTGCAACGCTCAGACCTGAAACGGTTTTTGGTGTCACTAACATTTGGGTAAAACCAACAACTTACGTTTTGGCTAAGGTGGACGGTGAGCTCTGGTTTATCAGCAAGGAGTGTGCTGAAAAGCTGAGGTATCAGGAGAGAAATATCGAAATTTTGAGAGAAGTCAACGCTGAGGAGTTTATCGGTAAGTTTGTCGTCAATCCAGTAACTGGAAAAGAAGTTCCCATTTTGCCAGCCGAATTTGTCGATACTGACAACGCAACCGGTGTTGTGATGAGCGTTCCTGCTCACGCACCTTACGATTACGTTGCTATAGAGGATTTAAAGAGGAACGAGGAAATTCTGAGAAAGTACGGCATTGAAGATGTAGTCAAATCGATTGAACCGATAGTACTCATAAGAATCGAGGACGAGGATTACGATATCCCCGCTAAGGATGTTGTTGAGAAGTTAGGTATTAAGAATCAAAGTGATCCGAATTTGGAGAAAGCTACAAAGATAGTCTATAAAAAGGAATACCATAAGGGAGTCCTCTTAGATGTAACTGGTAAATACGCTGGAATGAAAGTTTCTGAAGTTAAGGAGGTAATTCAGAGGGATTTAATTCAGCAGGGGATTGGAGATGTTTTTTACGAGTTCAGCGAGAAGCCTGTTGTTTGCAGGTGCGGAACGAAGTGTGTGGTAAAGGTAGTAAGAGATCAGTGGTTCATAAGGTATTCGGATGAAGAGTGGAAGAGGAAAGTTTTAGACTGGCTTGAGAAGATGACGATAATTCCAGATTACTACAAGGAGGAGTTTAGGAATAAGATTGAGTGGCTGAAGGACAAAGCCTGTGCAAGAAGGAGGGGGCTGGGAACGAGGATTCCTTGGGATAAGGAATGGCTGATCGAAAGCTTGTCCGACTCAACGATCTACATGGCTTACTACATCTTAGCAAAGTTCATAAATGAAGGTAAGCTTAAAGCCGAGAACATAACTCAGGAATTCTTGGATTACGTTCTCTTGGGCATTGGAAAGGCTGAAGATGCTGCGAAGTCATCTGGCTTAGACGTTAAGACAGTTGAAGACGTTAGAAAAGACTTCAAATACTGGTATCCCGTAGATCTGAGGAGCAGTGGAAAGGATTTGGTGGCAAATCATCTGCTCTTCTTCCTCTTCCACCATGTGGCAATTTTCCCACCGAAACACTGGCCGAGGGCAATAGCTGTAAACGGATACGTTAGCTTGGAAGGAAAGAAAATGAGCAAGAGCAAAGGACCCCTCTTAACCATGAAGAGGGCCGTTGCAGAGAATGGAGCAGATGTTACTAGACTTTACATACTCTACGCCTCAGAATACGACAGCGATGCCGATTGGAGAAGCAAGGAAGTTGAGGCAATGAAGAGGCATTTGGAGAGATTTTTCGAACTCGTTAAAGAGCACTACACCAAAGAGATCAAGGAGATTGATCACCTAGACAGATGGCTGATAAGCAGATTCCAGAAAGCTGTGAAGGAGACAAGAGACGCTATGGAAAAGTTGCAGACAAGAAGGGCCGTTAACTCCGCATTCTTCGAAGTGTTGAACGACATTAGATGGTATCTAAAGAGGGGTGGAGACAACTTGGCCATAATCCTAGATGACTGGATAAAGCTTCTTGCTCCGTTCATCCCGCACATTTGCGAGGAACTTTGGCATCTCAAACACGACAGCTTTGTAAGCCTCGAAAGTTATCCTGAATACGATGAAAGCAAGATCGATGAAAAGGCTGAAGCTATAGAAAACTACCTCAAGAACTTCATCGAGGACGTTAAGGAGGTCATGAAGTTTTTCAAGGGTGAAAGAGTTTACGTTGCATTCGCTGAAGATTGGAAAGTTGAAGCGTTGAAGGTTGCTTTGGATTCAGATAGCATGAAATCAGCAATGGCTGAGCTTATGAAGTATGATAAGTTCAAGAAGATGGCTAAGGAGGTATCTGCATTCCTAAAGAGGGTGTTCAGAGATAAGGATACTTTCAAGGAGATCGTGGGAATAGATGAAAGAAAAATTATCGAAGAAAACAAGGAGTTTATTGAGGGTGAGCTTGGCGTTAAAATTGTTTTGGATGAGTCGGCTGTGCCAGAGGATAGAAGAAAGCAGGCGATGCCAGGCAAACCTGCCATATACGTTGAAGGATGA
- a CDS encoding Rossmann-like domain-containing protein — translation MCYELLTENFKIVDFSFALPYTYVLIEGKRGKSLGVAMSLVEDVVDYDVSFKEVSVEEFLKGLESFNIVERCLGFATLNAISQYHMREVENVNVFEEMAVEGVERVAVVGNIKPLVAKLRENFDVVVFERNPKLRCQALSDCFEYELLPKFDAVFVSGTALINGTLRLIIDRAENAMFKVLIGPTAQIHPKLAEGLTHLASMRVVDIDKALTGLKLGSWRIFESACEKYTIKVNYF, via the coding sequence ATGTGTTATGAGCTTTTAACAGAGAATTTTAAGATCGTGGATTTCTCTTTCGCCCTACCTTATACGTACGTGCTTATAGAAGGTAAAAGGGGCAAATCCTTAGGAGTTGCCATGAGCTTGGTCGAAGATGTGGTAGATTACGATGTGAGCTTTAAAGAGGTAAGCGTTGAAGAGTTTTTGAAGGGTTTGGAGAGCTTTAACATCGTTGAAAGGTGCTTGGGTTTCGCTACTCTCAACGCAATATCCCAGTACCACATGAGGGAAGTTGAGAACGTCAATGTCTTTGAGGAGATGGCAGTTGAAGGTGTAGAGAGAGTAGCGGTAGTCGGAAACATAAAGCCTCTCGTTGCTAAGCTTAGAGAAAACTTTGATGTCGTTGTTTTTGAGAGAAATCCAAAGCTTAGATGTCAAGCTCTAAGCGATTGCTTTGAATACGAGTTGCTACCAAAGTTCGATGCTGTTTTCGTGAGCGGAACCGCTTTGATAAACGGAACCTTAAGATTAATCATCGATAGAGCTGAAAATGCGATGTTTAAGGTTTTGATTGGACCAACAGCTCAAATACATCCGAAGCTTGCCGAAGGTTTAACTCACTTGGCTTCGATGAGGGTTGTAGATATAGATAAGGCTTTAACGGGTTTGAAACTTGGCTCTTGGAGAATCTTTGAAAGTGCCTGTGAGAAGTACACGATTAAAGTAAACTATTTTTGA
- a CDS encoding anaerobic ribonucleoside-triphosphate reductase activating protein, whose translation MRYGGILDLSTVDFPKKLCAVVFFVGCPFRCPYCQNYRLFEGGVEVTPEEIAKKIRENYLIEGVCLTGGEPLVQNLDELTKLIELLKEYGLAVKLDTNGYYPEKLRNLVDRLDYVAMDFKTVPEKYAEVTGKKDSFEKFLESLKILVDSGIDFEIRTTVVPTITDEDDLIRMGEILASYGVEKFVLQQFRNEDVYDPKFREITPYSKKFYFKVGRKLKEILKEVIVRFEGEHVL comes from the coding sequence ATGCGTTATGGCGGCATTTTGGACTTATCCACAGTAGATTTTCCGAAGAAATTGTGTGCTGTAGTTTTCTTTGTTGGATGTCCTTTCAGATGCCCTTATTGCCAGAATTACAGGTTGTTCGAGGGAGGAGTTGAGGTTACGCCAGAGGAGATTGCAAAAAAGATTAGAGAAAACTACCTGATAGAGGGTGTTTGCTTAACAGGTGGAGAACCCCTAGTCCAAAATCTAGATGAACTCACAAAACTAATAGAATTGCTGAAGGAGTACGGATTGGCTGTAAAGCTCGATACGAACGGTTATTATCCAGAGAAGCTGAGAAATCTCGTAGATCGTTTGGATTATGTTGCAATGGATTTTAAGACTGTTCCAGAAAAGTACGCTGAGGTAACTGGAAAGAAGGATTCCTTTGAGAAGTTTCTGGAGAGTTTGAAAATTCTTGTTGATTCTGGTATAGACTTCGAGATAAGAACTACCGTTGTCCCAACGATAACGGATGAAGACGATCTGATCAGAATGGGTGAAATTTTGGCAAGTTACGGTGTTGAAAAATTCGTTTTACAGCAGTTCAGAAACGAAGATGTTTACGATCCGAAGTTCAGAGAAATAACACCATATTCGAAAAAATTTTACTTTAAGGTGGGAAGAAAGTTGAAGGAGATTTTGAAAGAGGTGATTGTTAGGTTTGAAGGTGAGCATGTGTTATGA
- a CDS encoding daunorubicin resistance protein DrrA family ABC transporter ATP-binding protein has protein sequence MTPIIRVTNVTKVYDGLKALDSVSFEVERGEIFGLLGPNGAGKTSLIKILTTVIKPTSGKAEIDGHDVVKSAGEVRKRIGVVFQETTLDNDLTVYENLDFHARLYGMNKKDRLKRIGEVLSLVELEDYANTLVRKLSGGMKRKLEIARGILHKPKVLFLDEPTLGLDVHTRRKIWKHIEELRKEGVTVFITTHYMEEADRLCDRVAIIDRGRIVAIDTPSNLKRMVGGDVVRIEFEGEFDLRIKAKKIVKGENFVEITVEDCERVLPEILRAFKVVKSISIRRPTLEDAFVTLTGRELK, from the coding sequence ATGACACCGATAATCAGAGTTACAAACGTAACGAAAGTTTACGATGGCCTGAAAGCCCTTGACTCGGTTAGCTTCGAAGTTGAGAGAGGCGAGATTTTTGGGCTTTTAGGTCCAAACGGTGCTGGAAAGACTTCCTTGATAAAGATTCTTACAACTGTAATAAAGCCGACGAGCGGAAAGGCTGAAATTGACGGTCACGATGTCGTTAAATCGGCTGGAGAGGTTAGGAAGAGAATAGGAGTTGTTTTTCAGGAAACTACTCTCGACAACGATCTGACAGTCTACGAAAATTTGGACTTTCATGCAAGACTTTACGGAATGAACAAAAAAGATAGATTGAAGAGAATTGGAGAAGTTTTAAGCTTGGTAGAGCTTGAGGATTACGCCAATACTCTTGTCAGAAAGTTGAGTGGAGGTATGAAGAGGAAGCTTGAGATTGCGAGAGGTATCCTCCACAAACCAAAAGTTCTCTTTTTAGATGAACCTACTCTCGGTTTAGACGTTCACACGAGAAGAAAGATCTGGAAACACATCGAGGAACTTAGAAAAGAAGGTGTTACCGTTTTCATAACAACCCATTATATGGAAGAGGCAGATAGGCTGTGTGATAGGGTTGCTATCATCGACAGGGGTAGGATTGTCGCAATAGATACTCCTTCAAATCTTAAGAGAATGGTCGGTGGAGATGTTGTCAGAATAGAGTTCGAAGGTGAATTCGATCTTCGGATCAAAGCAAAGAAAATCGTAAAAGGCGAAAATTTTGTTGAGATAACTGTTGAAGATTGTGAGAGAGTTTTGCCAGAGATTCTGCGAGCTTTTAAGGTCGTTAAATCAATAAGCATAAGAAGGCCGACACTTGAAGATGCTTTCGTTACCCTAACTGGGAGGGAGTTGAAATGA
- a CDS encoding thioredoxin family protein produces the protein MKLIVFTKKDCPNCPYAKKIAKEVAEELGLEFEEIDIEKDLITALQYNVASTPSIALDEEVLFRGEVPTKEELKREIEKYLR, from the coding sequence ATGAAACTGATAGTATTCACAAAGAAGGATTGTCCGAACTGCCCCTATGCAAAAAAGATTGCTAAAGAAGTTGCTGAAGAGCTCGGCTTGGAATTCGAGGAGATAGATATTGAAAAAGACTTGATAACCGCTCTGCAGTACAACGTTGCCTCAACACCTTCGATAGCTTTGGATGAAGAAGTGCTATTTAGGGGAGAGGTTCCTACAAAGGAGGAACTAAAGAGGGAGATCGAGAAGTACTTAAGGTGA
- a CDS encoding ABC transporter permease, which produces MTFVQNINAVYVLWLRDVKRFVRARSRFLGSLGMPFFFLIFFSLGFRRATIPTLSIPYIDFVTPGIVSMIILFGGTFSGVSVVWDRQFGFLREILVSPASGTSIAFGRILGGTTIAMLQAVIMMFVSLFVGFRPNPIGIPMALIFMFLTGITFTGIGIIFSTQMRDMHGFQLVVNFFVFPLFLLSGALFPIDELGRLKWLALLNPMSYGVDGVRWCLTGYTEIDPTIDFAVLLLVGAVSTILAGFLFSRMEE; this is translated from the coding sequence ATGACTTTTGTGCAAAATATCAATGCCGTCTATGTCCTTTGGCTTAGAGATGTTAAGAGGTTTGTTAGGGCAAGGAGTAGATTTCTCGGTTCGCTTGGAATGCCTTTCTTCTTCCTAATCTTCTTCAGCTTGGGATTCAGGAGAGCAACAATCCCAACTTTAAGCATACCTTACATCGATTTCGTAACGCCGGGCATTGTGTCGATGATAATCCTTTTTGGAGGAACTTTTTCTGGCGTTTCAGTAGTTTGGGATAGACAGTTTGGATTTTTGAGAGAAATACTAGTCTCTCCAGCAAGCGGGACATCGATAGCCTTCGGTAGAATTTTAGGAGGAACTACGATTGCAATGCTTCAGGCTGTGATTATGATGTTCGTAAGTCTCTTTGTCGGTTTTAGGCCAAACCCTATAGGAATTCCGATGGCTTTAATCTTTATGTTCCTTACCGGAATCACGTTTACGGGGATTGGGATAATTTTCTCTACACAGATGAGGGATATGCATGGTTTTCAGCTGGTTGTAAACTTCTTTGTCTTCCCATTATTCCTGCTTTCAGGAGCTCTATTTCCAATAGACGAGCTTGGCAGATTGAAGTGGCTAGCTTTGCTTAATCCGATGAGCTACGGAGTTGACGGAGTTAGGTGGTGCTTGACTGGATACACCGAAATAGATCCGACAATAGATTTTGCAGTTCTGCTGTTGGTTGGAGCAGTTTCAACAATTTTGGCAGGATTTTTATTCAGCAGGATGGAGGAATAA
- a CDS encoding DUF2070 family protein: MNTEALERLHRIAFSTPSLLTIAIILIFSFLIIYKFNLGVLNFLTFSIALALFAPILDIKFNFRRYSFFIAFISISTILINALSKYINTNPVGIFVAFVTTTVLYFISEAETLKVSIASLVESLLLYPNAATVLGVVLGIIFIKFMDKEINGYNVRLYFKRFLLSWLTGDPSYFEEVLKRKATSFRGWIKCLRIGKAKLVTTSFHPGPVRNIGGARLVERINSMENAVYLHSPTDHSLNPVSANDVERLIASIECDDVKLKPMKPFDLESDNYILRVFPFDKTRLMFIIGKKCIDDLPYDLNVDNAMVVDAHNAHCEVFKPNIEELKELVNRGLEFESEPCEMKYVFKKFRVETNSICGSVAVLLLDYGSEKHAIVIVDGNNVKLEFRKEIEDFCAKRGFKAIVASTDNHSKTGISTKFTYLPVGSDERDRIIFKILEESFKLNFEDCDVFFSKRDVVIDVVGKDFCRFIDEVGRFGLSVTKLYFALLTVSFALSIIL; this comes from the coding sequence ATGAACACCGAAGCTCTTGAAAGACTTCACAGGATAGCCTTTTCCACTCCAAGCTTACTTACTATAGCAATCATCTTAATCTTTTCCTTCCTGATAATATACAAGTTCAATCTTGGAGTTCTCAACTTTCTGACCTTTTCAATCGCCCTAGCCTTATTTGCTCCTATACTAGACATCAAATTTAATTTTAGAAGATACTCATTCTTCATAGCCTTCATATCCATTTCAACAATCCTGATAAACGCACTTTCAAAGTACATCAACACAAATCCTGTCGGTATATTCGTTGCGTTTGTGACAACGACCGTTCTATACTTTATATCGGAAGCGGAGACACTCAAAGTTTCAATAGCATCTCTTGTAGAATCTCTTTTACTCTACCCGAATGCCGCGACAGTTCTTGGCGTAGTACTTGGTATAATTTTCATAAAGTTCATGGATAAAGAGATAAACGGGTACAACGTTCGTCTTTACTTCAAGAGGTTTCTGCTTTCTTGGCTAACGGGAGATCCATCATACTTTGAAGAGGTTCTGAAAAGGAAAGCTACGAGTTTCAGAGGCTGGATAAAGTGTTTGAGGATTGGTAAGGCCAAACTCGTAACGACATCCTTCCATCCCGGCCCCGTAAGGAACATCGGAGGAGCAAGACTTGTAGAAAGGATAAATTCTATGGAGAATGCAGTATACCTCCACAGTCCAACCGATCACTCTCTAAATCCCGTGAGTGCGAATGATGTGGAAAGATTGATTGCATCGATTGAATGCGATGATGTCAAACTCAAACCCATGAAACCCTTCGATTTGGAAAGCGATAACTATATTCTCAGAGTTTTTCCATTCGATAAGACTAGGCTAATGTTCATAATCGGTAAAAAGTGCATAGACGATCTACCTTACGATTTAAACGTTGATAACGCTATGGTTGTGGATGCACACAATGCCCACTGCGAAGTATTCAAGCCAAACATCGAAGAACTGAAAGAGCTCGTAAACAGGGGGCTTGAGTTTGAAAGCGAGCCCTGTGAGATGAAGTATGTCTTTAAGAAGTTCAGAGTTGAAACGAACAGTATATGTGGAAGCGTTGCAGTTCTATTGCTTGATTACGGTTCTGAGAAGCATGCAATTGTAATTGTAGATGGAAACAACGTGAAGCTCGAATTCAGAAAGGAGATTGAAGATTTCTGTGCAAAGAGGGGTTTTAAGGCCATAGTTGCCTCAACTGACAACCATTCGAAGACGGGAATCAGCACAAAATTCACATATCTCCCCGTAGGTTCCGATGAAAGAGATAGGATAATTTTCAAAATACTCGAAGAAAGCTTCAAGTTGAACTTTGAAGATTGCGATGTCTTCTTTTCCAAAAGGGATGTTGTGATTGATGTCGTAGGTAAAGATTTCTGCAGATTTATAGATGAAGTCGGCAGATTTGGTCTTAGCGTTACAAAACTGTACTTTGCATTACTTACAGTATCTTTCGCACTTTCGATAATCCTTTAA